The following are encoded in a window of Dysidea avara chromosome 4, odDysAvar1.4, whole genome shotgun sequence genomic DNA:
- the LOC136252559 gene encoding uncharacterized protein, with translation MVVHVRISMRNTCVVMKILLCIGVHYCSDVTLYTTGYSALETVPALHDKVPKMSQLIKVVVPRVTTVGKRLPTVWRLNQTLTKKQHPDEPEDSRIEVFDHWLSSNDGIQPKNLECTSLRPSKNIHSLQHQVRKLKKNWKNCLCKQNISSLYTE, from the exons ATGGTGGTACATGTACGTATCAGCATGAGGAATACTTGTGTTGTGATGAAAATACTACTGTGTATTGGAGTTCACTATTGTTCAGATGTAACACTATATACAACAG GCTATTCAGCATTAGAAACTGTTCCTGCTCTCCACGATAAAG TGCCTAAAATGTCTCAGTTGATCAAAGTGGTAGTTCCAAGGGTCACCACTGTTGGAAAAAGGTTGCCTACTGTTTGGAGGTTGAATCAAACACTTACAAAGAAGCAGCATCCCGATGAGCCAGAGGATTCACGCATAGAAGTATTTGATCACTGGCTATCTTCAAATGATGGTATACAACCCAAAAACTTGGAGTGTACCAGCTTAAGACCATCAAAGAACATACACAGCTTACAGCATCAAGTGAGGAAATTGAAAAAGAATTGGAAAAATT GTCTTTGCAAGCAGAACATTAGTTCGTTATATACTGAATAA